atatgtacgcatatatatatatatatatatatatatatatatatgtttatatatgatatatatacacatatatatcatatatatatatatatatatatatatatatatatatatgtgcgtgtgtgtgtgtgtgtgtgtgtgtgtgtgtgtgtgtgtgtgtgtgtgtgtgtgtgtgtatgtgtatgtgtatatctatatctttatctatctatctatctatttatctatatatatgtgtacatatatggatagattgatagataggtaacagatagatagatatatgtgtgtgtatgtgcgcgcgtgcgcgtgtgtgtgtgtatatatgtgtgtgtgtatatatgcgcgcgtgtgtgtgtgtatgcgtgtgtgtgtgtgtgtgtgtgtgtgtgtgtgtgtgtgtgtgtgtgtgtgtgtgtgtgtgtgtgtgtgtgtgtgtgcgtgtgtgtgtgtgtatttgtgtgtgtatatatagatagataaatggatatagatatacatatacatatatatgtatgtatacatatatatacacataatcattatcattgttattatcactaccaatatcattatcatgactgtcattacttatcatcatgattattgttatcatcattattatcattataatcactattatcatcctaattatcatcatcattactattagtagatgtagtattcttactgtcattattatgcacattatcattggtatcattaacattatcattattttcattattgttgttgctgttgttgttgttgttattatcatcactgcaaattttattgctattatcattattattactataagcattatcatttttatcattgttgttgttattataattattataatcataattattatagttattactcttattatctatattttcattataatatttactctccttagtatcattattggcataattaccattattattattattatcattatcattattgtcatcaccattatcattttgatattattatgatgataattattattattactgttatttttcattattatcatcattactgttattatcatcattgttattatcgtcatcatcataattacttttattattgttattattattactatcagtattgttgttattatcattatctggccatcattattagtatcatcatacttattatcattattactatcattattatcgtcattatttttaccattattattatcttcattatcgtaatttccattattttacaggtttttatcgttatcactattattttttatcattaacatcactatcattattgttattgtcactattattgctatttttattgctttcttgatcattaatattactattatcattaccgtcagcATTATGAACTGCAGGCTTACGCAGTCCTCCGGTTCCTTCCCCCTCGTCAGTGCAGATGGAACGTAGCTGCTGACAGTGTGCAAGCAAATTCTGGAGCGGTGGGCTGTGCACTTTAACAATGCCCTCAACCACCCTGCCTACAACGACGAGGCCCTTGGACGCTTGGCCCAGGTCGAGTTCAACCAGGACCTTGACACCATCCCCACAAAAGGATCAGATGTAATCCATGTTTAGGTATACCAAGCAGGAGGCCTTTCCGTGATGCAAAAGCTGATTGAACTCTTCCAGTCCAGTTGGAATATGGGGCAAGTTCCGGAACAGCTGACGGATGCCTGCATAATCCACATTTGTAGGAGGAAAGGCAAAGGCAGGCTCACGATAACCAACGACGCATTTCCCTCCTGCCTGAGAAAATTATAGCCCGTGTCCTGACCAATCACTGTCCCCAATATAAGCAAGGTGTGCTCTCTGTGCTGAACTCCATGAAAAAAGCCAAGAGCAACACTCGTTGAACTCTGTTGACCTGACTAAGGCTTTCGATGCAGTCGGCAGAGAAGTCTTGTGGGTCATAGGGAAGTTTGGCTGCCTCAGCAAGGTCATCAGAATCGTCCATGACGGCATGCTGATGAACGTTCTGGACAGACGAGACGAATCAGAGGTCTTCCCAGGGACAAACGGCATCAAGCAAGGCTGCGTTCTCTCCCCGACTATATTCAGTACGGTTTTCCCATGCTGATATATATGACTGCGTAGAAGTGCGCGTCAGGTTGTTCAATCTCAGGCGCCTGCAGCCTGTTACAAATGTGAAAGAGTCTCTCTTCAGAGACCTCTTTTTGTGATGGTGACTGCACACTCAATGCTAGCACAGAGCAGAAGATGCAACTTGAAATGGACTGCTTCTCAGAAGCTGCGACAATTTCGGTCTTACCATCAGCACATACAAGACCGAAGTTATGTAACGGCCTGTCCCAGAAAAATCATGCCAAAAGTCGCTCATCACGGTGACAGGGCAGGACCTCCAGGCAGTCGATTGTATCACCTGGACAGTACACTCTCAGGCAGCAAAGATAGATGCTGAGATCAGCAATAGGATCGCCAAAGCCAGGCTGCTCCTTTGGAAGACTGCGTGAGGTCGTCTGGGAGTGAAGAGGGTTCGGACTTATTACCAACCTAAGGGTCTACTGTGCGTGGTCGTTACACCTTTACACCAGCGGGGCCTGGACTGTCTATATCAGACATGCCAAACAGGCTCAACCACTTCCACCTGAGCTGTCTCCACATCAAGTCGCAGAACAAAGTTTCCAACAAGGAAGCCCtgtatagtgacctgttctcgtgatctctctcgcctcacataccagaaaagccatatgtttcatatcttacagtaactccactgtactcaaccgactccaacaggtctatatccgtgacaatgacgaagctaccttagaacacgctaattcaacccctATTGTTCGTAAACAATttccatgctgttattctgatgtctgtGTATAATTATgacttgtttatactcaaaatgttcattagaaaatgcttattctgaatcgcTAAGTATATCATCGCTATAATTATCGATATTcagttgttgttatgttttatgaatactcagcatttctgtctccttttagtcttgtaaacaccatatcTCTCTTCTTACAaacaactgtatataaggtacccttgtttcttcaccacgaaaccacaaTGTGACCatatttgtgttcattcaaattctttcatgttttcaattatgaaatgtttcaaaacgaaggtTGTTTATAAAAATATCTGAGCAGTCGCCACAGACCGCTCGCCAGCACGGGCCTGGCAGGACGCCCCGCCcctccctgggcgcctctgccttgcctgtcttCTATACTCCAGCTTCCATATTCCCCCAGAAATAAACTTTAGAATCAGGGACAACTTTAACTCTACACCCAAGAACCATACCAGTGCCATCAAAGATGAACACGAACTCACCACACATCATTACAGGCTGGAAGAGCTGGCCTCTGCAGCGGCTGCACCCTCCTGCAGAAATCCTAAGACAGTAGACTTGTGATCAGAATGCCAGACAACCGAATGCCAAAGTAGCTGTTGTAtgaagatcatcattatcattatcgttatctttatcattattattattatcatcaaaagtattattattaccattatcacgattattattatcattattattgttttgttattaatattactatcattttcattttagtctctagtattagcagcagcagcagtagtttcATTGTCAGTTTTGCTATCACAATACACACGTCGGCGCCATGCACTGGAGGGGTAGTAGTGATTATCATTTGATTAGTAGGAAACTAGTGCTTGAGCGAAGTGTCTTGTTTAGAAAAtaacataatcaaatatatatatatgtgtgtgtgtgtgtgtgtgtgtgtgtgtgatatgtgtgtatgtgtgtgagtgtgtgtgtgtgtgtgtgtgtgtgtgtgtgtgtgtgtgtgtgtgtgtgtgtgtgtgtgtgtgtgtgtgtgtgtgtgcgtgtgtgtgtgtgtgtgtgtgtgtgtgtgtgtatgtgtgtgtgtgtgtgtgttcgtgcacatatgcatatatttttcctttcattcattcatcggGATTTACAGCTGTTTTAATTTACTCAAGCACAGCAAAATTTCATGAACTACACGTACTTCCTTCCTTTTGTAGATATCCAGGTCCACACTGATTACGTCAAGATCACCACATAATGTGGTCCACGTACTCTTTAAGATAACGGTGGTGTCGCAAGAGCAGCTATACAACTCTACTGGATCTTTTCTAATATTGCCATTAGATTACGGCATAAAAGCGAATATAAGAGGAATTGCGCAAGAACTAGCCTACCGCCATATTAACAGAGTGCGTAATGTATATGCAGTTCGACTAGAGTGAAATAAGAGTATATATCCCCGTGGAGTTGACGCCATGATGGCGTCatagaccttctctctctctttccctctctttatctctctctctctctctctctctctctctctctctctctctctttctctctttctctctctgtctctctctctctctctctctctctctctttctttctctctctctctctctctctctctctctctctctctctttctctttctctctttctccctctctctctctctctctctctctctctctctctctctctctctttttctctctctctctctctctctttctctctctctctctctctctctctctctctctctctctctctctctctctctctctctctctatctatctatctctctctctctctctctctctctctctctttctctctctctctctctctctgaatgatgATTGCATTAATGCGagtcataatgatgattttcttaataattgatgatgatgaccacaCTATActgatcataattaccattattattattattattattattatcatcatcatcattattattatcattatcatcgctattttgttgttaatatttataaaactgtTATGGaaagattagtaatgataataacactgaaaaaTATAATAGCACGACTGTGGAGGTGTTGATAGGAGcacgatgataacaattataattgtcattatcattattattacttatcatcaacaataatattattactcatATCACAGTTAGCATAAGAAATtacaaagacgaaggagaaaaaaataggatagGGAGAAGAATGCAAGAGCAGCAGCAATAGAAACATTTTGCAACATTTTGTAAATGGGTtgtcaaatacttttttttttactcttatcaaATACTTGGCATGCTAAATATACTAATCATTAAAAAATCTAGACTTACACAGCAatgtcgttattgttttttttttcttttttttaataatctaacttgtggaagaagaataaaaaaaggacgcTTGAATTACTGTTTGGAAACATCTACGGCCATGGAGTTTTAGCGGTATTCCCCGAATGCGTTCTGTACTTTATCTCATTTGCTTCTTTCTTATCTTGACACCCATCGAAATAACACCACAGTTAACaagtaaaatataatatgaaatagagcagaaaggatgtaaaaaaaaaaacaaaaaaacaaggcaccGGTGATAGCAAGGCTCAGTGTTTTGTGAATGAGTCATAAGCGCATGGTGACAGATCTCCTTTGAAACGTTCCACTCGGGTTTTCCCAGATAAAGAATTATCGTTCGTTCCTCTATGTTACATTACGTCTTTAACCTTTGAAGAACGTGACATATCCGGAGGGTCACTGTGCACACGTCATTATTGGCGATGTTGGAATAAGTACGTAATTACAAATAGTCTGGGGAACTGCCCCGTGCTTAAGGCTCGTTATCAGTAACCCAGCAGTGTTTTAGTAGTGCAGGAAGAGAGTTACAGCGTCTGACGCAATTTTCTGGGGATTTCCGGTATTGCAGTATTTGAGAGACAAAGATGGTGATGAATTAGTCAGTATATTTAGATTACAACTACGAATGCAGatgaaaagcaaataaagaaaatatgtagaTAGAGTATTAGGTTTAATATTAAAGGTGAAAATGAGGGcgagaatggtaatgatagtgataataattagtgTTGATGAGGTTAGTGGTTTTGATGCCATCGTTTTTAAATggtattataattgctattataatcattgttgttgatactattaATGTTGCTGGAGATGTTATTCTTGCTACCCTATACTTCCATTTTCGTATGATTATTGGAAATTATTattaactgtcattataattattatcaatattaattatcgatattattattatcattagtagtagtattaatgctagtattagtaatagtatcagtatcagtatttttatctatttctattcttACTAACATCTTCATATTCgtcacaacaattataatgataataatcaatatcttcataatgatactgatcaatTTAATATCTTTTTCAACCATTTGGTAGAGTGACGTGGCCCAATCAACAAGTGTTCACGTTGCCAAGCGCCCGACGGAGGGTAGACTACGCTATTCTTCTGCCATATTGTGCAACCTTTAGTTGTCATTACTTTCTCTTCGTATTATTGGAACAAAATATCAAATGTATCATTGATAGCACAAAAGATTAATAAAAGTCATAAGAAATAACTCTTCAACCAGAGAAATATATGCCATAATACTGCCCTAGTTGGCAACATTGTCAACCTTGAGACTCGCTTGCGACTCCTCTTAAGCTCACCGACTCAGTAACATTGTGGCGTGAGGACATGTAAGAACTGTACACGTCGAGTTGTTGTCCCAAATCAGAGGGGAATTTCGAATAATAGATAAGGTAACTGAAGCAGGTTTTGCCTCTTGAAGTAACCAAATACGTTTTAATGAAATTTGACTTATTTGCGTGGGCTTAATGATCAATCCATCCCTGTACATAAAACGTATATGCAAGTAAATGAATTTCATGTGTTATTTACTGTGATGTTATTATTCGTGACCATAACAATGTCGGACCGTGTTTGAAAGTTTACTGATTGGAAGATAAGCCATGCCATCGGGATCATGGATCATGCGCTTATTTCGCATTTTGTGTTTTGTTCAGAATTAtagtcacagtgtgtgtgtgtgtgtgtgtgtgtgtgtgtgtgtgtgtgtgtgtgtgtgtgtgtgtgtgtgtgtgtgtgtttgtgtttgtgtgtgtgtgtatgtgtgtgtgtgtgtgtgtgtgtgtgtgtgtgtgtgtgtgtgtgtgtgtgtgtgtgtgtgtgtgtgtgtgtgtgtgtgtgtgtgtgtgtgtgcatatacatacatatatatgtatatatatgtgtgtttgtgtgtgcatatatatatatatatatatatatatttatatatggataggtagtaatatagataaatgaatgtatatagatatataggtagttcgatatagatataggtttatatatgtgtgtgtgcgtgtgtgtgtgtgtgtgtgtgtgtgtgtgtgtgtgtgtgtgtgtgtgtgtgtgtgtgtgcatatatatatatatatatatatttatttatttatttatttatatatggataggtagaaagatatataggtagttcgatatagatatatgtatatatatacatatgtttatatatatatatatatatatatatatatatttacacacacatacacatacacacaaagtgaatatatatatatatatatatatatatatatatctagataggtacttcgatatatacagttataggtacgtatatatatgtttaagtgtgtgtgtgtgtgtgtgtgtgtatttattgatttataaaaGGCCGAACTAGAATTTACACAAGCGTAAATCTTAGAATGTGGACTGAAGCCTCCACATCCTGATAACTTTGGGGACAAGGCTGCTGAATCAGCAGACAAAAAACGCTGCGAGACAAGATGGCATGACTAACGTTGTAATTCAGATAATAAAACAACTTTACAAGGAAAAGTATACTATTAGCTAATAGTACGTAAAAAATGTAGTTAGGAAAGTGTTAAACAGTTCTTTAACGATATAAATTTGATTCGagttaatgaaagaaaaagatagttAGGGAGAACGCATATGTAGTTATTATTAAGAAAAGGAAGTAATTTGTTtaagaataagtataaataaaagtTTAGAGGCTTTGATGCAGAGTATAAGTATTTTTAGAAGCACACGCAAAGAGACTTTATAGAATGAATAAAATCGTGACAGTTGAAAGGaatcagaaaaggaaaacaagtacGAAAAATTTAGCAAAGGTTCTCATTTCACAAAATATTTACATGCTAgtaagacaagagagaggggggggggcgagattcGTTAATTCAAGTTGGTAAAAATTGGTGGCAGTGATTTCCTATACATCCGCAAAActgcctatatttatatctgtaagcaatatatgtttacaatatatatttacaatatatgcaAGCAGGTTAAGACAATTCGTTAACATTTTGACAAATTTCATCAAAATTGCTATACATGTATTGCACTAGCTTCCCTATAGATGCGTTCAGTCGAAAGCGTCGAAACATTTAAATATCATTGGTTCTTGTATATTTtattgtatctgcatatatatatatatatatatatatatatatatgcatgtgttactGATTACTTTATCATGGCGAATATATTTAAGATAACGTCCAGTGAACAAGATTTATTTTCAAAGCTGGCCACTCACTGCATAAGTATGCATGATTGCGCAGGTAgtggtttatttacatattactttctttcattgttttttggtTCACATTTTAAGAAGTAATGAACTAGGGTGCCCTCGTAATAGAAAATCGTTtgtaatagagaaatatatatatatatagttaaaaaaatatagatgcacacactcacactcactcatactcacactcacactcacactcacactcatactcatactcatactcacactcatactcatactcatactcacactcatactcacactcgcactcgcactcgcactcgcacacacacacacacacacacacacacacacacacacacacacacacacacacacatatttatgtatgtgtgtattaaaatccaatacatacaaacatacatacgtaaaatGTGCTCGTTGGCAGCCATAGATGGTCGAGTTTGAGATTTTTAAAGTTTCTGTTGAACATATCCTGTTCAGTGTAAATTATCAACTTCCGCCTATCAGTGATTTAATATCACAAAATGTGGTCATAAAGGCCGGTTGTAAATCTTATCGAGCTTAACTTTTTGTTCTGATCTTCACTCGAAAAGGTTGACGTCATGACGAGTTGAAAACTACTCTCAATTTCTATGCATTTTTTGCTGAAGATAATTATTTCTTCgtgaaacacgcacacgcacgcacgcatgcacacacacacacacacacacacacacacacacacacacacacacacacacacacacacacacacacacacacacacacacacatacatatgtgtgcgcgcgcgcacatatgtatatacatatatacatatagatagatagatactcaaacatatatttgtttataaacacacacatagagagagagagagagagagagagagagagagagagagagagagagagagagagagagagagagagagagagagagagagagagagaactgaatagTTTTCATTGCGacaaagatgttcattctcattcatacctttttttacaGGAGAGATTTGCGTTTGTGAGCGTTCATcgctatctatatgaatatgagtGATGTGCATTAATTTCCTATCATTGTCCCCTAACAGAATATAAGACCGAGGCGCTGCTCAACATGCGCCATACACAGACCGACATAGCGCAGCAAATGACGTGACATCTACGCGAGTCGCTTCCATCGGGCAGCCCTTCCTCCCTGGTCGCCATGGCCTCCTCCATCCCGGCGCCGGCCACTTTCGCCAGGCTGCACCACACCATAAAGCACATCCAACGCATCCTGGCTGAAGTTCACAGAAACTTCTCTCTTCTGAATGGAAGGAGCCTCGATGATTTCTTTGAGCAGGAGAAAAGCAATCAATTATGGGCAAAGAGGATGTTCGTCGACCATAGGGACATAATAGAATCGGACACCCCGCCGGAAGAATTTGACTGTCATCTGCTCTACAAGATGATAAAATACATGGATAAATTGGCTAGCTATAGTGACCCTGTCTGGGAGAGCAACTCTATGGACTCGATCGAGAGTTTGGTGTACTATGTCTACCGAGAGTGGGACGAACTAAAAGAGGCCTTTACCTTATCAGAGCAAAGCCTGAGCCACAGACTCGACAGCGTGCAGGATGCCCTTGTTCGAATTGTCACCAAGattgaaggaaagaaaggcaTTGACCTCAAACACTTGAAGGTAGAAGTACACAAAGAGTTCAACTCATCGCTATCCACGAGTTttccatacatatacaaagtCTCGGCTCAACATTCAATACACCGCATGCTAGTATTATTGTACAAACAGTTAAATCAACTTAATGGCAAAAGCGTGGAGGTTTACCGGAAAGAGAAATTTGATATTAGAAATCCACTATTTGCATTTACTCCGGCAGAAAAGATGATGTTGAGGAAAAACATCTGTCCTGAAAAGATGCCAATCCGTCTGGTCTTCAAACTGCTTGAGCGTGTGTGTGGTCTGGAACGCCAGAAGAGCCCTGCATGGAGTGAAAAGTCTGACAGAGTAGAGTACTTACTCACCTGTATCATTAAAAATCACCAAGATATTGTATATAGTGCTCAGAATCTCGATTATGACTGGCCATACGAGCTTTTCCAGCTATTTGAAAAAGCGTTAGATGCAACTGTAAAAGTCACTGGCAGGATGAGTCAAGAAATTATGAAGGAGATGCCTGATGAACCAGTCCATTTGAATGAAGCTTATTCTTGCAGTGTTCTGTGCAAATCTCTCACCTCTTATGACAGTTTTGGCGCTATATCAGACTCAGAACCTTCTTCTATATCAGACTCAGAACCTTCTTCTATATCAGACTCAGAACCCTCTTCTATATCAGACTCAGAACCTTCTTCACCTTCCAGTACCACTCCATCAGCATCACTACCGAGCTTAGAAAGTCTCTCAATTGAAGAGATCAATATTGCATGTTTATTCCAAGCTCTATGCTCAAAAGGACCTGCAGTGAGGACGATGGTCACCGTGTTCCGGTCATTTAAAGGTGACATTGAGAAGATTAAGTCCAGCAATAAGAAAAAGGTAGGCCTTACCAACGGTGATGTTAAGAAACTTGAAAATGGGGAACCATTAGAAAATTTAGACATTACATTGCTTTATAAACTCATACAAGGGGGATGTGAAGGCTTAGCTCCCCAAAATGATCCTGTCTGGTATACTCCAGGAGATACATTGGAATACCATTTGTACTTACTAAAATATGAAAGGAACACACTGTTCCATTCCAGGATTTCTCTAACTGAGAAAGAACTGAAAGAGAAACTAAAGAAAATTTGGTGTATGCTGAAATACATTTTAGAGGAAACTGAAAGGCAAGCTAAGATAAACTTGACTGTTCAAATATTAGAAATTAAGAAAGACATTCTCAGGTTGGAGAAACCGCCTGTTCGACAGGTAGATGTTGATACCTATCGACAGGAGGTGAAAATGCTGCGGGAGCAACTTTGCTATGACCTCCTACAAAAATGTCGTAAGGAACTTTCTGAGAAATATAATCAGGCCTCAGCAAAACTCGCATCGCCAGTTACCTGGAGTTTACATCCCGCACACAAAAAGCTGACGATTGAGAAGGTTTTTACCGAACCTGAAATAGATTACTCTCGAAGTGAGCTGAAACTGAAATCTACCCTGTCTTTATTAGACACCGATCTGCAGAGTTCCAACAAAGTGATCCTGTATGGAGTAGCTGGGACAGGGAAAACTTCAATATGCCAGTTTTTGGCATACACCTGGGCAAACAAAGATGAACATGACTCCACCtgtgatatattaattttaatcaaATGCAAAACCACTAGTCAAGATAACCTAGTAGATTTCCTACTGGCTTTCCTTCCAGAAAGTATGAAAGGGGTACAAAAGAATGACATCATAGTGCTAATGCAGAATTTGAAATCCATGTTCATTGTAGATGCGTATGATGAGGCGACTAACCAGGCAAAGGAGCTCATTAGCGACATTCTGCATACCTTGCCAAGGagcaccatcatcataaccaccaaaCAACACGCGGTGTCATACATAGAGATGAAGGTCTTTGAAGCCACTGGTTCAGATTGTATGCTTCTAAAAGTCCTAGGATTTGgagaggatagacagaaagagtatGTGCGAAATTTCTTTCAGCTAACATTGACCTCAGCTACAAGTGCCAGTGAaaaagcagaggcagacagaattTGTACTGAAATGGAGTCCTACCTAGACTCACTTGACAAATGTCATCGTGAGTTTGTATCATTGCCTTTAACTCTGTCACTCTTGGTCATTTTGTGGCAAGATAACTCCAAGAGTGCCAAGGAAGCTACAACATTAACCAGACTGTATCAGAAGATAATCAGATACACCCTGAAGAGATTCACTCCCGAAGATTCGGATGTGCGTCGATGGATTCTAGCTCTTGGCAAAATAGCGTGGCAGAATATGAATCAGAACATTCAGTGCCTCACCAACAAGGATGTGGAGAAATTGCTGGATATGGGTGATAGCCTAGGACTCCAGAAGAAACAGGTGTTGACAGCCGTCTTACAGAGTACAAGTGAAGATTCTACATTAGATCACAAGAACTACTGGACATTTTCTCACAATTCCCAGCAGGAGTTTCTTGTAGCTGAGCACTTTGTGAAGCAAATTGTGTCTTATGACAGATTGTTGCCTGAAATATTAAAGGAATACATGGCAAAGGAGTTACATCGATCCTTACAGGTAATTGAGTTCGTTGCTGGACTGTTAGCTCTAGAAAATGAACTGTCATTTGAAAGGGCTGATGATATTATCAGTCTTATTTCTGATCAGACTCCATGTACTTTTGAAGTGATTAAGAGACTAGCTCATGACATCAGTTCAGAGAACGAGCATTTCCACAGTAGATTACAGAGCCTTTTCCAGGACAAAGAACTTCGACAAACTCTCGATAATTTTGATCCAGACTGCTTGCAGTGGATCATAGAAAATACATCCATCAAAATTCCATTGCAGGTAATGCTCATTAATTCTGCACGTTCTGTCATCAAAATGAAAACGCTGCTTCAAACACTAACCCAAAAGTCTAGCAAACCTCACATCATTGCAACCATTGACAA
The sequence above is drawn from the Penaeus chinensis breed Huanghai No. 1 chromosome 33, ASM1920278v2, whole genome shotgun sequence genome and encodes:
- the LOC125043000 gene encoding uncharacterized protein LOC125043000 yields the protein MASSIPAPATFARLHHTIKHIQRILAEVHRNFSLLNGRSLDDFFEQEKSNQLWAKRMFVDHRDIIESDTPPEEFDCHLLYKMIKYMDKLASYSDPVWESNSMDSIESLVYYVYREWDELKEAFTLSEQSLSHRLDSVQDALVRIVTKIEGKKGIDLKHLKVEVHKEFNSSLSTSFPYIYKVSAQHSIHRMLVLLYKQLNQLNGKSVEVYRKEKFDIRNPLFAFTPAEKMMLRKNICPEKMPIRLVFKLLERVCGLERQKSPAWSEKSDRVEYLLTCIIKNHQDIVYSAQNLDYDWPYELFQLFEKALDATVKVTGRMSQEIMKEMPDEPVHLNEAYSCSVLCKSLTSYDSFGAISDSEPSSISDSEPSSISDSEPSSISDSEPSSPSSTTPSASLPSLESLSIEEINIACLFQALCSKGPAVRTMVTVFRSFKGDIEKIKSSNKKKVGLTNGDVKKLENGEPLENLDITLLYKLIQGGCEGLAPQNDPVWYTPGDTLEYHLYLLKYERNTLFHSRISLTEKELKEKLKKIWCMLKYILEETERQAKINLTVQILEIKKDILRLEKPPVRQVDVDTYRQEVKMLREQLCYDLLQKCRKELSEKYNQASAKLASPVTWSLHPAHKKLTIEKVFTEPEIDYSRSELKLKSTLSLLDTDLQSSNKVILYGVAGTGKTSICQFLAYTWANKDEHDSTCDILILIKCKTTSQDNLVDFLLAFLPESMKGVQKNDIIVLMQNLKSMFIVDAYDEATNQAKELISDILHTLPRSTIIITTKQHAVSYIEMKVFEATGSDCMLLKVLGFGEDRQKEYVRNFFQLTLTSATSASEKAEADRICTEMESYLDSLDKCHREFVSLPLTLSLLVILWQDNSKSAKEATTLTRLYQKIIRYTLKRFTPEDSDVRRWILALGKIAWQNMNQNIQCLTNKDVEKLLDMGDSLGLQKKQVLTAVLQSTSEDSTLDHKNYWTFSHNSQQEFLVAEHFVKQIVSYDRLLPEILKEYMAKELHRSLQVIEFVAGLLALENELSFERADDIISLISDQTPCTFEVIKRLAHDISSENEHFHSRLQSLFQDKELRQTLDNFDPDCLQWIIENTSIKIPLQVMLINSARSVIKMKTLLQTLTQKSSKPHIIATIDNMNDIKDLITFIEDHHELSVGYTLHIQNSVDLSTLIKAWNWHWPLCLRFPQIIFPLLWWELKVSLMAADIKLSSIRFSEDVTHAVDFRKGVEQLGLEWVADSSLYASEVVVTSITSNLVMS